One segment of Panicum virgatum strain AP13 chromosome 3K, P.virgatum_v5, whole genome shotgun sequence DNA contains the following:
- the LOC120699758 gene encoding calmodulin-binding protein 60 A-like, whose protein sequence is MPPPKKRDLEEGGSSGGAPSSQAPALKKRCRSFDLEIRGCRHLQELTAAVKLSVEAALEAAVARIPEEVAKAFTSFLNRAPSLCRTLVDHNQPPRYKLTFTNGLGSEVFTKKVICDTNGEPLKICVTANGQDETDPRVLSAKIRVVVLDGDFNRHNQECWTWEEFNNSTVRPRDKVGAVLTGDLELSLTNGEAYLNSATFIDNSKFVRSGKFRLGVMVIDNLGERVQEGVTEPFTVKERRGEGYRKHDIPSLSDDVWRLKKISKDGAFYDALRGSGILFVKDFLRLYYKDEQALRNILIKATELAWTTIVEHAKKCDPGRELYSFLVEGNSVLLFFNSAYQIVGAKFGDNYLPFNDLEKAAKELVIQWSKVAYENIPYKEPDYELDDDGKPRPINEGMSMLEHKFTDCMQDRNVCEADNQQGTSCSHSKQCTFKRLGSIRLTQNDEDESFDISVYMDSISEHCATTSANDITGLVTLRCPAAEANEATGSVVLTQASLTVDDEVYNIPLIENDAAVTQLCEEQQPAEGAQFAASLCAVRALADYPMYSRHGSFKEPGCHDAVELGAEPAV, encoded by the exons atgccgccgccgaagAAGCGGGACCTGGAGGAGGGCggctccagcggcggcgcgccgtcGTCGCAGGCGCCGGCGCTGAAGAAGCGCTGCCGGTCCTTCGACCT GGAGATCAGGGGCTGCAGGCACCTGCAggagctcaccgccgccgtcaAGCTCAGCGTCGAGGCCGCGCTtgaggccgccgtcgcccgg ATACCAGAGGAAGTTGCCAAAGCATTTACAAGCTTCTTAAACCGTGCTCCTAG TTTGTGCAGAACACTGGTTGATCACAATCAGCCTCCAAGATACAAGCTCACCTTCACCAATGGCTTGGGCAGTGAAGTTTTCACAAAGAAGGTCATCTGTGACACAAATGGGGAGCCCCTCAAGATATGTGTAACAGCGAATGGCCAGGATGAAACCGACCCTCGTGTTCTTTCTGCTAAAATCAGAGTCGTTGTTCTTGATGGCGACTTTAATAGGCACAATCAGGAATGCTGGACTTGGGAGGAGTTCAACAACTCCACAGTACGCCCACGAGACAAGGTTGGGGCAGTCTTGACAGGAGATCTTGAGCTGAGTCTGACAAATGGTGAGGCTTATCTCAACAGCGCAACTTTTATTGATAATTCCAAGTTTGTGAGGAGTGGCAAGTTCAGGCTTGGGGTTATGGTTATTGACAATCTCGGTGAACGAGTCCAAGAAGGCGTCACTGAACCTTTCACTGTCAAGGAACGGCGTGGTGAAG GATACAGAAAGCATGATATACCATCGTTGAGTGATGATGTGTGGCGCCTGAAGAAGATCTCAAAGGATGGTGCTTTCTATGATGCGTTGAGAGGTTCTGGAATTTTATTTGTCAAGGACTTCTTGAGGTTGTATTATAAGGATGAGCAAGCTCTGCGCAAT ATTCTCATCAAGGCCACCGAATTAGCTTGGACGACTATTGTCGAGCATGCTAAGAAATGTGATCCTGGACGGGAGCTATATTCTTTTCTTGTCGAAGGCAATAGCGTTCTGCTTTTCTTCAACTCTGCCTATCAGATTGTTGGAGCGAAATTTGGTGACAACTACTTGCCCTTCAATGATCTTGAAAAGGCTGCAAAG GAACTGGTCATACAATGGAGCAAAGTTGCATACGAAAATATACCCTACAAGGAACCAGATTATGAACTGGATGATGATGGCAAACCAAGACCAATCAACGAGGGAATGAGTATGCTGGAGCATAAATTTACTGACTGTATGCAAG ACAGAAATGTTTGTGAAGCTGATAATCAGCAAGGGACTTCCTGTAGTCATTCCAAGCAGTGCACGTTTAAAAGACTGGGGTCCATTCGACTTACGCAAAATGATGAA GATGAATCATTTGACATCAGTGTCTACATGGACTCTATCTCTGAACATTGTGCAACCACATCTGCAAATGACATCACAGGTCTAGTCACGCTTCGTTGCCCAGCTGCCGAGGCAAATGAAGCTACAGGATCTGTGGTTTTGACACAGGCATCCCTTACAGTGGATGATGAGGTTTACAACATACCTCTGATAGAGAATG ATGCTGCAGTCACTCAGCTGTGTGAAGAGCAGCAACCTGCAGAGGGAGCTCAGTTTGCCGCCTCTCTTTGCGCCGTCAGAGCTCTGGCAGACTATCCTATGTACTCAAGGCATGGCAGCTTCAAAGAGCCCGGTTGCCATGACGCGGTGGAGCTGGGAGCAGAACCGGCTGTGTGA